The sequence below is a genomic window from Nocardia fluminea.
GGATGGCCCAGGACGCGGCGATCGCGTCGCCGAGATCGACTGCCTTCGCATCAGCGGCGACCGATGGTGCGGCCGTTGCCCTGCGAGTGTCGTTCGCGCCGAAGGCAACTCGCGCTCCCGTTGCCGCATCGGCGCCGACGACCCAGGTCGCGGGATGGCTCACCCAGCCGCTCCGGTCGGCCAGCGCATGACCGAAGGAACGCAACCAGTCGGCGTCGCCACCGCCACGCGGCAGGAGTCCGGCCAGCGCGGTGTAGGGCGAACGCGCGCGCAGGCCGGCGCCGACCAGGCCGAGGCCGGGGAATCCGAGCCGCGGAAGCGGGGGGAAGCTGCCGGGGTCGACGGCGACGTGCGCGGCCAGTACCGGATCGGCGTTCGGGGACCCGTCGAGTGCGGCGAGCAGGTCGGCGGGGCTGCGCCCGGAGCCGAGCGCCGCTACCAGTTCAGCGCCCGCGGAGGTGCCGATCAGGACATCGGCGGTGCGGATGTCCCAGTTCAGCGCGCGTTCTACGGCGTCGAGGGCTACGGCGGTCCAGGCGAAGCCCAGAAGGCCACCACAGCCGATCGCTACGCCACGTCGAGTAGTCATATTTCGAATACTAACGGTATTTGAATTCCAGCGGTAGCCCATTTTGCTAAACTCCTGCGCATGGCCAGGATGACGCGCAAGGAGTCGCACGCACTCACGCGTGAACGATTGGTCGAGACCGCCAAGCGACTGTTCATGGCCGACGGCTACAATGCGACCCCGCTGGAGAAGGTGGCCACCGAGGCCGGGTTCTCCAAGGGCGCCGTGTACTCCAACTTCGCGACCAAGCACGAATTGGGCCTGGCCGTGCTCGATGTCGTCCACGTGGAGCGCGCCCAGTCGCTCGTGGACGCGATGCTGGCGCACGACACCATGGCCGAGCGGATCGAAGGGTTCGCGCGCTGGGCCGACGAGAACATCGGTGATGTCGGCTGGACCGCGCTGGAAGTCGAGTTCGCGACGAGCACCCGGCACATGCCCGAGATCCGCACCGAACTCGCCGAACGCCGGAGCACCCTCACGGCGATGCTCGCCTCCGTGATCCGGACACAGGCCGATCAACTCGGCCTCGAACTCCCACTTCCCGCGGAAGACGCCGCGCTGCAACTACTCTCGCTCGGTATCGGCCTCGGCGTGCAGCGCGCGATCGATCCCGAACTCCCCGTGAGCGCGATCGTCGATCTGCTCCGCAGCCAGATCGCCGCCGCCCGGACGAGCACGTCGGTGGACAGCTGATCGCCGGGGAGTCACGCGAACATCGCCCGAGCGCGAAGGCCGGTTGATCGGCCGGCGAGTCAGGTGGATCAGGCCGCGAGCAGGACGGCGTTCGGGGCCGGCGCGATAGGAGCGGAGCTCGCGGGGGCGATCTGGCGTTGCCCGCCCAGCACGACCGCGCGAGTCGGCACGAAGGCGTGC
It includes:
- a CDS encoding patatin-like phospholipase family protein, producing the protein MTTRRGVAIGCGGLLGFAWTAVALDAVERALNWDIRTADVLIGTSAGAELVAALGSGRSPADLLAALDGSPNADPVLAAHVAVDPGSFPPLPRLGFPGLGLVGAGLRARSPYTALAGLLPRGGGDADWLRSFGHALADRSGWVSHPATWVVGADAATGARVAFGANDTRRATAAPSVAADAKAVDLGDAIAASWAIPGWFPPVRIGGRDYVDGGSVSSVSADLLVPLELDEVVVIAPMTSEGGAPATGLNRVERLLRTQMTRGLDREVALLRAAGTRVIRVEPGPEELAAMGPNFMDSARRTATLAAARRAMTTRVTDSLRGSAGRLA
- a CDS encoding TetR/AcrR family transcriptional regulator — encoded protein: MARMTRKESHALTRERLVETAKRLFMADGYNATPLEKVATEAGFSKGAVYSNFATKHELGLAVLDVVHVERAQSLVDAMLAHDTMAERIEGFARWADENIGDVGWTALEVEFATSTRHMPEIRTELAERRSTLTAMLASVIRTQADQLGLELPLPAEDAALQLLSLGIGLGVQRAIDPELPVSAIVDLLRSQIAAARTSTSVDS